From Halorussus lipolyticus:
GGTGATTCGGCTTCTCGCTTCTTCGGACGCCTGCACTCGGTCCACGATGACGTCGATGTCGTGGTCGTAGTTCTTGTCGAGGTCCGGCCTGTCGAGGGTCAGGTCGAACTCCTCGCCGTCCACCTCGACGCGGGAGTAGCCGTCCGAGACCAAATCGTCGAAGAGGTCCTCGAAGGCTCCCTTCTGGTCGCGGACGACCGGGGCGGCGATTTTCGCCTTGGTGCCCTCCGGGAGTTCGAGGACGCGCCGGACCATGTTCTGGGCGCTCTGCTCGCCGACCTCGCGGCCGCACTCGGGGCAGTGGGGCGTGCCGATGCGAGCGTAGAGCAGGCGGAAGTAGTCGTGGAGTTCGGTGACGGTGCCGACCGTCGAGCGGGGGTTGTTGGCGGCGTTCTTCTGGTCGATGGAGATGGCGGGCGACAGGCCCTCGACGTTCTCGACCTGCGGCTTGTCCATCTGGCCGAGGAAGTTGCGGGCGTAGGCCGACAGGCTCTCGATGTACCGGCGCTGGCCCTCGGCGTAGACCGTCTCGAAGGCGAGCGACGACTTGCCGGACCCCGACAGCCCCGTCACCACGTTGAACTTCTCGCGGGGGATGGAGAGGTCGAGGTCCTTGAGGTTGTGCTCCTCCGCACCCTTCACGTCGATGTAGTCCTTGCTCATCGTTTTCGTGTGTCAGTAAGACGTTTCTTCGCGTGCTGTGCCGTCTCGTTCATCAACAGGTAACAGGGATTCAGGCCACTTAACGGGACTGTAATGCGATACGCTGTCACTTCCGACTGCCAGAAATTTCCCCGAAAAGAGACGTTCGCTGGGACCTCCCCGCCTGTGTGAAGGCCACGGTAATCGGCGATGCTCTACCCGAATTTGGGACCGGGGCGCGTCGCGCTGTTCGCGCCCGAGTAGGCCGCCCTTATCGAGCGTCCTCGCCGCGGGGCTTTTCACCGCCATCGGCGTATTCGACGGGTATGGATGCCGACAGGGCCTTCGCGCTCCTCCTGCTCGCGGTGTCGGTCTACGTCTCGTGGCTGGTGGTCTGGCCCTTCTTCACCTACGTCGCGCTCGCGGTGCTGTTGGCTTACGCGCTCTACCCGGTCCAGCGACGCCTCGCGCCCCGAATCGGGCCTCGGAAGTCCGCCGTGGTGCTGATGGTCGGTGCGACGGTGCTGTTCGTGCTTCCGCTCGTGCTTTTGCTCCGGACGGTCCTCGAACAGGCGCTGTCGGTCGCCGACCGCGTCCAGTCGGGCGACATCGACCTCGCGGTGTTCCAGCGGTTCCTCGAAACCGACCTCGGCGCGGACCTGCTGTCGGCGGTCCGGTCGGGCGCTGGCACCGCGCTACAGGAGATGACGGGCTTTCTCGGCGGCGTCTCGAACGTCGCGCTCGGGTTCACGATTCTGGGCTTTCTGCTGTACTACCTGCTGGTCGGGGGCGAGGAGGCCGTCGGGTGGTTCCGCGAGGTCACGCCCCTCGGTCCGGACGTGCAGGACGAACTGCTGGCGGAACTGAACCGCCTCACCTTCGCAGTGTTGGTCACGCAGGGCGTCATCGCGGTGGTGCAGGCGGTGTTGACCGGCCTCGCGCTCGCAGTCCTCGGGTTCTCGAACGTCGTCTTCTGGACCGTGGTGGCGGTCGTGTTGGGTTTGCTTCCCTTCGTCGGGTCGATGTTCATCTGGATTCCCGCGGCGGTTATCCTGTTGGCGAGCGGGGACCTCGTGGGTGGTGCCGGGTTGCTCCTCTACGGGTTCGGCGTGGTCAACCTCACCGACAACTACCTCCGACCGGTCATCGGCGGCCGGAGCGCGAATCTGAATCCGGGCCTGCTGGTGGTCGGCATCTTCGGCGGGTTGGTGGTGTTCGGCTTCACGGGCATCTTCGTCGGGCCAATCGTGCTGGGATTCACGAAGGCCGTGGTGAATGTAGTCGCAGACAAATATAAATAATGCTGGTATAATTAACACAAATGGCACAGATTTAGATTTTGTGATATATATATCATTCCATTTTAGTCTGGTAATTGAATACCTGAATCCGTTTCATCAATATTTGCCCAGACATCTCCACTCTCTTTCACTACAATCTCAAATTGTAAAGGACTACTCTTAACAGCATCTCCGTATGAATTAAAAGATGCTACTTCCCCATTGTTGTGATTTTGGGAATAGACAGATAAACTGTATATTCCTGGATTTCCTTTAAAATCTTCAATAATCTCTATCTCTCCAGTAGCAGGTGCGACGTAGCTACCGACGACTGGGCGCTCTGTCGAGTCATTTTGAGGCGCATAAATTAAAGTTATTTCAAGCTGTTCGTTCTTGTGTGTATCAGAACGTATGAGTATTCTATCAAGAGTTGCTAAGTCTTTGCCTTTATAAAGAGAATAGCTGGTGATTCCTGCGACACTCGCTCCCGCTATCAGAAATTCACGTCGTCGCATATCTTCTGTCTTTGCTACGCGAAGAAAAAAGCTTTTGGCTACCCAACAACTCTGGAAAATCAAAAATGGTAGATGTAGCTAAGACGTTATTACTACGTAGGTCCGTCGCAGCGGTCCGGATTGTTTACCGCACTTGATTCTTCGTGAGTTTCGTACTTTCCTTCCCAACCGTATTCAGACGGTGCGAAATTCCAGACTACTCCACCACCGGAACTAACACCAAATCCTTTGAACTCCGTATCGTTCCAGGTATGGTGGTAGACTCCTCGGACAGCACGCTCCTGATCTGTTACCTTCTTTTTTAGCTTTCCACCACAAGCCCACGAAACGTCACAACCGATTGGACAGGCTTCTCTGTCCTTGTATTCCCAGTCAAGACCATTCAGTGCCGTGGTCTTTATTGAGCCGTTATCTGCACTACAGTACCAACGGTAATCAACAACGCGGAAGTGATCCTCATCCCAGGACAGGGTAATGTCGTCTGGTCCGTTCGCACCGACTGGTCCAGAGGTTTCATCAGCATCTATATCTACGTGGTAATCAACGTACATATAGTCGCTATCACAGCCTTCAGTTAGAGTCATGCTCGTAGACAGTTCAGATTTCTGGAAGTCCTGAGTCGAAACGTCGCCTCCTTTCTCTCCTGTAGGCATCTGAAATGTCCGATCTTCACGAGCAACTTTGAAGCCCTGTGAAGTAAGAAAACGAACAAACTTTTCTTGACTTCCAGTTTTCTCACGGATTTGCCGGGCTTGCTCAAAGGCTTTATCAAATGAGTCCTTCCGCTTCTTTTGAACTTCTTTTTTAGCGGCACCCAAAGCTGAACCTGCAAAACCTGTACTAGCGATTCCTGCGCCAAACGTCCGGAGTATATTCCTCCGACTTCTACTATTTCCTTTCATCTTACTGCATCAACATATTTGTGGGTCAATAATTATACTTTTCTAACTCTATTTTATATAATATTTTTATTATTCTTTGAATGAATGAGTTCCACTCTCCGACGACGAGTACACGGTCGTCCAGTCGCTGATTCGCAACAAGTACAAGGCCTACGACGGCGACGGGAACCTCGTCCTCCGGGGCAAGCAGAAGATGTTCAAACTCAAAGAGGAGTTCCCGTTTCTCGACGCCGACGGGAACCCGGCGTTCACCGTCAAGGCCAGCGGCGTCCTCGACTTCGCGGGCGACTACGCGCTGGTTGACGACCGGACCGACGAGACGGTGGTCGTGCTGGAACACCAGTTCACCCTGCTGGTGGACAAGTGGGCGCTCCGGGACCCCGACACCGGCGACCGCATCGCCGAAATCGCCTCCAAGAGCAAGGTGGTCTCGCTCCTGCGCCACCTCCACGAACTGTTCAGCCTGATTCCCCACGAGTACGAGATTACCGACAGCAACGGCGGCCACGTCGGCACTATCGACGGCCGGTTCTCGCTCAAGGACAAGTACGACGTGACCATCGACGACGACACCGATATCCCGAAAGAGGCCGTCGTCGCGGCCGCGATGGTCGTGGACGCTATCGAGGGAAACTAGTATTCCGGAACTCTGGCCGACCGGTCGCTTCCCTCCACGAACGGCAGGGAAGCAATCTCGGCCGGGACCTCCTCGCCGCCGACGCGGACCGCTAATTCAGCGTCTCCGCCTTCGTCCGCGCTCGCTTCCACGTCGAAGTCCACCGCGGCGAACGCGATTGGCTCCTCCCGGTCGGGACTCTCGACCGCCCGCGTCACCTCGCCGACCGACTCGTCGCCCCGGAAGACCGCCGCGCCGGAGTCCGGGACTTCTTCGGGGAGGAGGCCGACCAGTCGCTGGCTCGGCTGTCCGCGGTTCTCGACGCGCGAGACGACTTCTTGCCCGACGAAACACCCCTTGTCGAAATCGACCGCGTTGCGCAGGCCGACCACGTTCGGAATCCGGCCCGCCAACTCGGTCTCGAACAGGGGCGTCCCGGCTTCGAGGGTCAGCGACTCCCACGTCC
This genomic window contains:
- a CDS encoding AI-2E family transporter yields the protein MDADRAFALLLLAVSVYVSWLVVWPFFTYVALAVLLAYALYPVQRRLAPRIGPRKSAVVLMVGATVLFVLPLVLLLRTVLEQALSVADRVQSGDIDLAVFQRFLETDLGADLLSAVRSGAGTALQEMTGFLGGVSNVALGFTILGFLLYYLLVGGEEAVGWFREVTPLGPDVQDELLAELNRLTFAVLVTQGVIAVVQAVLTGLALAVLGFSNVVFWTVVAVVLGLLPFVGSMFIWIPAAVILLASGDLVGGAGLLLYGFGVVNLTDNYLRPVIGGRSANLNPGLLVVGIFGGLVVFGFTGIFVGPIVLGFTKAVVNVVADKYK